The genomic interval GGGAATGCGGATTCGCTGGATCTAAAGTTTGAAAAATTGCGTTTGTTTTATAAACACATTGTCCCAAAAGTGGGGTGGGATACATATAAGGGGGTGAATTTAAGTTTTGCAAATCAGATAGTTTGTATAAGGAAAGAAGAAAATCTTATTAATAATAACAGCATTAATCAATAAACAGGTATGGAAAAAAGAGTTACAACCAAGCATGAGGCTCCAATTGTGGTGGGCCTCGATATCGGTACCACAAAGATTTGTGTGACCGTTGGAAGGCGCAGTGGAGCGAATAAGATAGAGGTATTGGGGGTTGGACATGCCGAGTCTTCTGGTGTAAACCGAGGGATGGTTGCCAATATTCAAAAAACGGTATCCAGTATTGTACAGGCCGTTGAGATAGCTAGTGCGCAATCGAACGTCAATATTAACGTGGTTCATGTTGGAATTGCCGGACAACATATTAAGAGTCTACAGCATCGGGGGATCCTGACCCGAAAGGATGATACTGAAATTTCAAGAAAAGACATCGAGCAACTGGTGGAGGACATGTATAAATTGGTTCTTCCTCCGGGGGAAGAAATTATTCATGTTTTACCTCAGGAGTTTACGATTGATAATGAACCTGGTATTAAGGATCCGATCGGTATGGCAGGCAGACGAATGGAGGCTAATTTTCACATCATTTCTGGACACGTTAGTGCTGTTAAAAATATCCAGAAATGTGTAACCAAGGCAAATTTGGAGGCACAGGAGCTTATCCTTGAACCTCTGGCATCATCTGAGGCTGTTTTAGGCGAAGATGAAAAGGATGCCGGCGTGGTGTTGGTCGATATTGGTGGGGGTACGACTGATGTTGCTATATTCCATGAAGGAATTATCCGACATACAGCGGTTATTCCTTTAGGGGGTAATATTGTAACGGAAGATATTAAGCAGGGTTGTTCGGTTTTAAGAAACCAGGCCGAGCTGCTTAAAATCCGTTTCGGATCTGCGCTTGCCGATGAAAATAGGGATAACGAGATTATCAGTGTTCCCGGTCTACGAGGCCGCGATCACAAAGAGATCTCAGTTAAAAATTTGGCTTATATCATCCAGGCTAGAATGGAGGAGATTATAGAGCACGTTTATTATGAGATTAAGTCGTCGGGTTACGAGCGGAAGTTGATAGGAGGTATTGTGATAACCGGTGGCGGGGCACAGTTGAAACACCTGGTTCAGCTTGTGGAATATGTAACCGGGCTGGATTGTCGGGTAGGTTTTCCGAATGAACACTTGGCTAAAAATGAAGAATTGCCTAAGAAGGTATTCGAGGAATTAAAAAGTCCGCTTTACGCTACCGGCATCGGTTTGTTGATCAAAGGAATTGAAACCGCCGAATATCATACTGACTTAAGTGAAGAAAAAGGAAAATTGGACATCGCGGGCATTTCGGAGCGAGGTCGCTCACGATTTGGTTTCCTTGATCGGATTGTTAAATTCATCAATGACGATACGAATATCAACGTTGATGACAAAGATTATACGCGCTAGTTTTCCACAATTGGCAATTTTTCAACAAAGGACTTGTTTCTTGAAAAGATTTGTGGAAAAGTGGTAATATTACATTAGAATAACTGAATAGAATTAAAATAGTACCGAGCTCAATAAGAGTTAAAAGATAAATTGATATGGCAGAATTAAAATTCGAAATGATTAAAGAGCAAGCATCGATTATCAAAGTAATTGGTGTTGGTGGCGGTGGAGGAAACGCTGTTAACCATATGTACAGACAAGGAATTAGTGGGGTAGACTTTATTATCTGCAATACGGATGCACAAGCACTGGAATTGAGCCCGATACCCAATAAAGTACAATTGGGATCGAGTTTGACCGAGGGCATGGGTGCGGGATCCGATCCGGATGTTGGAGAAAATTCTGCTATCGAAAGTATCGAAGATATTAAACGCATGTTGGGTGTGAACACCAAGATGTTATTCATCACCGCCGGAATGGGAGGTGGTACTGGTACAGGAGCGAGTCCGGTTCTGGCAAAAGCTGCTAAAGAACTAGGGATCTTGACTGTTGCTATTGTAACTACGCCTTTTACCTTTGAAGGGAAACGGAGAAAAATACAAGCAGAAGAAGGTTTAGAAGAGTTAAAGAAGTATGTTGATTCTTATTTGGTAATATCCAATGACCGTCTTCGTGAAATCTTTGGCAATTTGACTATGGGAGCGGCATTTGCTAAAGCTGATGATATTTTAACGACCGCAGCAAAAGGAATTGCTGAAATCATCACGATACCGGGTTATGTCAATGTGGACTTTAAGGATGTCCGTACTGTTATGAACGATAGCGGTGTGGCAATCATGGGTAGTGATAAGGCAGAGGGTGATAATCGGGCTCAAAAAGCTGTTGAAGGTGCTTTGGCATCTCCGTTATTAAAGGATAATGAAATCGAAGGTGCTCGCTATATTCTTCTTAATATAACTTCTGGAAAGAAAGAAGTAACGATGGATGAGGTCTCAACGATTACTGACTTTATTCAAAGCCAGGCGGGAATGACGGCCGATTTGATTTGGGGTAATTGTGTGGATGAATCTTTGGAAGAATCTCTTTCTGTGACCATCATTGCCACCGGTTTTCAAACTGCGGAGGATCGCTTGAAAGAAAAAGAAAACCAACGTATTGAAATTC from Pedobacter indicus carries:
- the ftsA gene encoding cell division protein FtsA, which codes for MEKRVTTKHEAPIVVGLDIGTTKICVTVGRRSGANKIEVLGVGHAESSGVNRGMVANIQKTVSSIVQAVEIASAQSNVNINVVHVGIAGQHIKSLQHRGILTRKDDTEISRKDIEQLVEDMYKLVLPPGEEIIHVLPQEFTIDNEPGIKDPIGMAGRRMEANFHIISGHVSAVKNIQKCVTKANLEAQELILEPLASSEAVLGEDEKDAGVVLVDIGGGTTDVAIFHEGIIRHTAVIPLGGNIVTEDIKQGCSVLRNQAELLKIRFGSALADENRDNEIISVPGLRGRDHKEISVKNLAYIIQARMEEIIEHVYYEIKSSGYERKLIGGIVITGGGAQLKHLVQLVEYVTGLDCRVGFPNEHLAKNEELPKKVFEELKSPLYATGIGLLIKGIETAEYHTDLSEEKGKLDIAGISERGRSRFGFLDRIVKFINDDTNINVDDKDYTR
- the ftsZ gene encoding cell division protein FtsZ, yielding MAELKFEMIKEQASIIKVIGVGGGGGNAVNHMYRQGISGVDFIICNTDAQALELSPIPNKVQLGSSLTEGMGAGSDPDVGENSAIESIEDIKRMLGVNTKMLFITAGMGGGTGTGASPVLAKAAKELGILTVAIVTTPFTFEGKRRKIQAEEGLEELKKYVDSYLVISNDRLREIFGNLTMGAAFAKADDILTTAAKGIAEIITIPGYVNVDFKDVRTVMNDSGVAIMGSDKAEGDNRAQKAVEGALASPLLKDNEIEGARYILLNITSGKKEVTMDEVSTITDFIQSQAGMTADLIWGNCVDESLEESLSVTIIATGFQTAEDRLKEKENQRIEIPLEEVPLVRPVNQINPSRSVESAATAEVKDEANTPIAGNPQAEKAKTPPADLFSNPSRKSNTGAQAESSERPIVRHTLVEEDVEEDGADEKKDDEYVLKESETQFFFDIPKETEEREEPQQAFSPAEEAKPNPDADRTEESVEEQLRKAKERILRLRDLGMKLRSASGLQEIENEPAYKRKQMALENVVHSSESHVSRFTLSKDNDETGIRPNNSFLHDNVD